Proteins found in one Phocoena sinus isolate mPhoSin1 chromosome 19, mPhoSin1.pri, whole genome shotgun sequence genomic segment:
- the TMEM170A gene encoding transmembrane protein 170A isoform X2: MEHEGSGDSGGSAGLLQQILSLKLVPRVGNGTLCPNSTSLCSFPEMWYGVFLWALVSSLFFHVPAGLLALFTLRHHKYGAAIAGVYRAAGKEMIPFEALTLGTGQTFCVVVVSFLRILATL; the protein is encoded by the exons ATGGAGCACGAGGGGAGCGGCGACAGCGGGGGATCGGCTGGGCTCCTGCAGCAGATCCTCAGCCTGAAGCTCGTGCCGCGCGTGGGCAACGGGACCTTGTGCCCTAACTCcacttctctctgctccttcccag AGATGTGGTATGGTGTGTTCCTGTGGGCACTGgtgtcctctctcttctttcatgTCCCTGCTGGATTACTGGCTCTCTTCACCCTCAGACATCACAAATATG GTGCAGCAATTGCTGGAGTGTACCGAGCAGCAGGAAAGGAAATGATTCCATTTGAAGCCCTCACCTTGGGCACTGGACAGACATTTTGTGTAGTGGTGGTCTCCTTTTTACGGATTTTAGCTACTCTATAG
- the LOC116744762 gene encoding tigger transposable element-derived protein 1-like: MTPERSAAVLPSVPKRKKAVMCLMEKIRVLDKLRSGMSCSAVGREFNVNESTIRYIKKKEKEIRRSVREAAPESAKVTSIVREEAMEKMEKRLNLWIHEMTTDKKGVVDSIVVRLKAKEIYGHVTQGQKNVKPFSASAGWLARFKRRYGVSNVKLAGEASSADQEAAEEFKKYLLSVIQEKGYVEEQVFNADETGLFYKDVGKRTYITQMASKAPGFKSFQDYATLLLCANAKGDFKCKPLMVYRAPSSQALKGKSVNHMPVHWRWNKKAWMTSDWFHSCFIPEVEYYLQGRNLAFKILLILDNAPVHCCEELKNAHPNVEVLFMPPNTTSLIQPLDQGIIKAFKAHYTRELYSKAFEALKANKETTMMDYWKSVTIRNVIDYVGTAWDNIKQATINNCWKNVWPDCVENFEGFEGVTESIKNSVKNIMHIAWQISGEGFDDMREEDVEEILAEKAVEPTNEDLDEMAKQGVGVSDDEDVDESQPKSPGIVPLTAAKISEWNSALETIFSDMEECDPMLDRSLKFKRLASCAFAPYAEMLKDLRQKARQTGLTQFLEPVWGGKLPTPSTSGESQTSEVELTDVNLPPSSSSAE; this comes from the coding sequence ATGACCCCTGAGCGTAGTGCTGCGGTGCTGCCTAGTGTTCCTAAgcgcaagaaggctgtgatgtgccttatggagaaaatacgtGTGTTGGATAAGCTTCGTTCAGGCATGAGTTGTAGTGCTGTTGGCCGTGAGTTCAACGTTAATGAGTCAACAATCCGGTacatcaagaaaaaggaaaaggaaattcgCCGATCTGTACGTGAGGCTGCTCCGGAGAGTGCTAAAGTGACATCTATAGTGCGTGAGGAAGCTATGGAAAAGATGGAAAAGCGGCTCAATTTGTGGATCCATGAGATGACAACCGATAAAAAAGGTGTGGTGGACAGCATTGTTGTGAGGCTGAAAGCCAAAGAAATTTACGGTCACGTTACCCAGGGTCAGAAAAACGTGAAACCCTTCTCGGCTAGCGCTGGCTGGCTTGCACGTTTCAAAAGGCGATATGGTGTGAGTAATGTTAAGCTTGCAGGTGAGGCAAGTTCTGCAGATCAGGAGGCTGcggaagaatttaaaaaatacctgctAAGTGTTATTCAGGAAAAGGGGTACGTGGAAGAGCAGGTTTTCAATGCTGATGAGACTGGCCTATTTTACAAAGACGTTGGCAAAAGAACCTATATAACGCAAATGGCCTCCAAAGCCCCTGGCTTTAAATCATTCCAGGATTATGCAACCCTGCTTTTGTGCGCCAATGCCAAGGGCGACTTTAAGTGCAAACCCCTAATGGTGTACAGAGCTCCAAGTTCACAAGCACTTAAAGGGAAAAGCGTGAATCATATGCCGGTCCATTGGAGGTGGAACAAAAAAGCATGGATGACTTCTGATTGGTTCCACAGCTGCTTCATACCAGAAGTTGAATACTATCTCCAGGGCAGAAACCTTGCCTTCAAGATTTTGTTAATTTTGGATAATGCCCCAGTCCATTGCTGTGAAGAACTCAAAAATGCCCACCCCAACGTAGAAGTTCTTTTCATGCCCCCAAATACTACGTCTCTCATCCAACCCCTGGATCAGGGCATAATAAAAGCCTTCAAGGCGCACTATACTAGGGAGCTTTATAGCAAGGCTTTTGAGGCTCTCAAAGCCAACAAGGAGACTACCATGATGGACTATTGGAAGTCAGTCACTATACGCAACGTTATTGATTATGTTGGCACAgcatgggacaacatcaagcaggCTACTATCAATAATTGTTGGAAAAATGTTTGGCCGGACTGTGTAGAAAATTTTGAAGGCTTTGAAGGTGTTACAGAAAGTATAAAGAACAGTGTCAAAAACATAATGCATATCGCATGGCAAATAAGTGGAGAAGGCTTTGATGACATGAGAGAAGAAGATGTGGAGGAAATTTTGGCAGAGAAGGCAGTAGAACCCACCAACGAAGACTTGGACGAGATGGCAAAACAAGGCGTTGGAGTCAGTGATGATGAAGATGTTGATGAAAGTCAGCCTAAGAGTCCAGGAATTGTCCCTCTTACAGCGGCCAAAATATCAGAATGGAACTCTGCCTTGGAAACAATTTTCAGTGACATGGAAGAGTGTGACCCTATGCTTGATCGCAGCCTCAAATTTAAGCGCTTAGCCTCCTGTGCATTTGCCCCCTATGCCGAGATGCTTAAAGATTTGAGGCAAAAAGCCAGGCAGACGGGGTTGACCCAATTTTTGGAGCCAGTTTGGGGGGGAAAATTGCCGACTCCATCAACAAGTGGTGAGAGCCAAACCTCTGAGGTTGAACTGACGGATGTCAACCTGccaccctcttcctcttctgcagAATGA
- the TMEM170A gene encoding transmembrane protein 170A isoform X1, whose amino-acid sequence MEHEGSGDSGGSAGLLQQILSLKLVPRVGNGTLCPNSTSLCSFPEMWYGVFLWALVSSLFFHVPAGLLALFTLRHHKYGRFMSVSILLMGIVGPITAGILTSAAIAGVYRAAGKEMIPFEALTLGTGQTFCVVVVSFLRILATL is encoded by the exons ATGGAGCACGAGGGGAGCGGCGACAGCGGGGGATCGGCTGGGCTCCTGCAGCAGATCCTCAGCCTGAAGCTCGTGCCGCGCGTGGGCAACGGGACCTTGTGCCCTAACTCcacttctctctgctccttcccag AGATGTGGTATGGTGTGTTCCTGTGGGCACTGgtgtcctctctcttctttcatgTCCCTGCTGGATTACTGGCTCTCTTCACCCTCAGACATCACAAATATGGTAGGTTCATGTCTGTAAGCATCCTGTTGATGGGCATCGTGGGACCAATTACTGCTGGAATCTTGACAA GTGCAGCAATTGCTGGAGTGTACCGAGCAGCAGGAAAGGAAATGATTCCATTTGAAGCCCTCACCTTGGGCACTGGACAGACATTTTGTGTAGTGGTGGTCTCCTTTTTACGGATTTTAGCTACTCTATAG